In a single window of the Nakaseomyces glabratus chromosome B, complete sequence genome:
- a CDS encoding uncharacterized protein (CAGL0B03179g~Ortholog(s) have phosphatase activator activity, role in chromatin silencing at rDNA, protein localization to nucleolar rDNA repeats, rDNA condensation and mitochondrion, nucleolus localization) → MYKLQVVLIQPQNQLKANGYSIDGDNSDDQTITTIRNGGHIIRDHTRKFLHFTKPENTLLQLADEIENRITKLYSNLNIESFEILSLQDINHCDLDATYLVKDVFSMDNTVLVILKNELEFIDANGTLNANDLHDAGRISAYSSVRKRRSSKAFGNSSRIEPQILVPKRSKPNNLAPLSNNLRVTSPLANEISNDEINSSTVVINRNVSTAFAANRSTLTDRSFLPPPAQPQSPAIRISSGIGDGKRIFSESQNLDVVSRSEVVDPDKSKQQLIVPDIPMEFISTPNRVNLSGQRVISESQPKSLVFSKKRINSPINNHIDVQLENDSNTARGKKLVGAERKILPNTRNSDSPTNRNDKRTSSLELKVHNKRVNSTNIPIIEDVLKRIDNFSDTEEGQIVHNPVRSTSLASRQYQVDYGTNTTDEKDSVRSIIGSDKEQTMCRSEESTKSLGTSLDPTTETEKIALGVINGPSSLPNSKKENKELAVKLHNTNLNDSPNATEINTKTPKKNTDKASSVSKTSPVKTSSSKVSSPKKTPTLSKKLQAIVDHEYPDESKKRKSPIAKEVRNITDNKKSSNVRTPSKSLKVNNMELSLKSLISQQSTPNNLERSATKEKTDYDTMKDNLRETLSALKQIKSVASPTSAKSKTAAEKITEIKEKVLKTITNAEKPLTVKLANGNISAGKNEKVDNEQIAKGIPVKISKISSQPHVATTPRKENRAQPSTSALRKSPRISSQSNKTNTKSISATPNKSANEKPLSTSRDTIRSSQNGSSKETVSNDQSSSHNIQNSKSTKSAVVSSSQPVHNSNRLQQQDNSISEPSSAKKHGMASRYEKAGLIKKVKLLRKESDSDSDSSDSSNDDSNRSFRSSQLRLSQPKQKLVGNSQTESNGTDKGTSGRQGKKSEKQYLSKEFVDSDSDESDAGSSD, encoded by the coding sequence ATGTACAAGTTGCAGGTGGTTTTGATCCAACctcaaaatcaattgaagGCAAACGGTTACAGTATTGATGGAGATAATAGTGATGATCAGACTATCACAACCATTAGAAATGGTGGTCACATAATCCGTGACCATACTCGAAAATTCCTGCATTTCACAAAGCCTGAAAATACTTTGCTTCAACTTGCTGATGAGATTGAGAATAGGATCACCAAGCTATATTCAAATCTGAATATTGAAAGTTTTGAGATATTAAGTTTACAGGATATAAACCATTGTGATTTAGACGCAACTTATCTTGTGAAAGATGTTTTTTCAATGGATAACACAGTTTTAgttattttaaaaaatgaGCTGGAATTTATTGACGCAAATGGTACACTAAATGCTAATGATTTGCATGATGCTGGAAGAATCTCTGCTTATAGCTCAGTAAGAAAGAGGAGAAGTTCAAAAGCATTTGGAAATAGCAGTAGGATTGAACCGCAGATTTTAGTACCTAAGAGAAGTAAGCCTAATAATTTGGCACCTTTGAGTAATAACTTGCGTGTTACTTCGCCATTGGCTAATGAGATATCTAATGATGAGATAAATTCATCGACTGTTGTTATTAATCGTAATGTTTCGACTGCATTTGCTGCCAATAGATCAACTTTAACTGACAGGTCATTTTTACCACCACCGGCACAACCACAATCGCCTGCCATCAGGATTAGTTCTGGTATTGGTGACGGTAAGAGAATATTTTCAGAGTCACAGAACTTGGATGTAGTGTCTAGGTCAGAAGTAGTCGACCCTGATAAATCAAAGCAACAGTTGATTGTGCCAGATATTCCTATGGAGTTTATTTCAACGCCGAATAGAGTGAATTTGAGTGGGCAGCGTGTAATATCAGAAAGTCAACCAAAGTCTTTGGTTTTTAGTAAAAAGAGAATTAACAGTCCAATAAACAACCATATAGATGTGCAACTCGAAAATGATAGTAACACTGCCCGAGGTAAGAAATTAGTTGGTGCTGAACGTAAAATTTTACCCAACACTAGAAACTCCGATTCACCCACAAATCGTAACGACAAAAGAACATCATCACTTGAACTAAAGGTTCATAATAAAAGGGTAAATTCCACTAATATTCCCATAATTGAGGATGTATTAAAGAGAATCGATAACTTTTCAGATACCGAGGAGGGTCAAATAGTTCACAATCCGGTAAGAAGTACATCGTTAGCCTCCAGGCAGTATCAAGTTGATTATGGTACCAACACAACTGATGAAAAAGATAGTGTTAGAAGTATAATTGGTAGTGATAAAGAGCAGACTATGTGTAGAAGTGAAGAATCTACTAAATCTTTAGGTACATCTTTGGATCCTACAactgaaactgaaaaaatagCTCTGGGTGTCATAAATGGTCCTTCGTCCCTTCCTAATTCgaaaaaagagaataaaGAATTGGCAGTTAAGCTACACAATACAAACCTTAATGATTCTCCAAATGCCACTGAGATAAACACTAAGACTCCTAAAAAAAACACTGATAAAGCATCTTCTGTCTCTAAGACTTCTCCAGTAAAgacttcatcttcaaaggtTTCGTCACCAAAGAAAACACcaacattatcaaaaaagCTGCAAGCGATAGTCGATCATGAATATCCAGATGagtcaaaaaaaaggaagagCCCCATTGCAAAAGAAGTGAGAAATATTACTgataataagaaaagtTCTAATGTGAGAACACCCAGTAAATCACTTAAGGTAAATAATATGGAACTATCTCTAAAAAGCTTGATTTCACAACAGTCCACACCAAATAATCTTGAAAGGTCGGCAACGAAGGAAAAAACTGATTATGACACCATGAAGGACAATCTAAGAGAAACTTTGTCAGCGTTAAAGCAAATAAAAAGTGTTGCATCCCCTACCTCCGCAAAATCTAAAACTGCAGCAGAAAAGATCACCGAGATCAAGGAAAAGGTTTTGAAAACCATCACAAATGCAGAAAAACCCCTAACAGTTAAACTGGCTAACGGAAATATTTCTGCTGGTAAAAATGAGAAGGTTGATAATGAACAAATAGCTAAAGGTATACCGGTGAAGATTTCCAAGATTTCTTCTCAACCACACGTTGCTACTACgccaagaaaagaaaatcgAGCCCAACCTTCGACTTCTGCTTTAAGGAAGTCACCACGTATATCTTCACAATCAAATAAAACGAATACTAAATCAATTAGTGCAACCCCAAATAAATCTGCCAATGAAAAACCTCTATCTACGAGTAGAGATACAATACGATCTTCTCAAAATGGCAgttcaaaagaaactgTGAGTAATGACCAATCATCATCACATAACATACAGAACTCAAAAAGTACTAAGAGCGCTGTTGTATCATCTTCACAACCGGTTCATAACTCTAACCGATTGCAACAACAAGACAATTCTATCTCTGAACCGAGTTCTGCAAAGAAACACGGTATGGCAAGTAGGTATGAGAAAGCAGGGTTGATTAAGAAAGTGAAATTGTTACGTAAAGAATCAGATAGTGATTCTGATTCAAGTGACAGCTCTAATGATGATAGTAACAGATCGTTTAGATCATCTCAATTAAGATTGTCACAGCCGAAACAAAAGTTGGTCGGAAACTCGCAGACGGAATCTAATGGCACTGATAAGGGTACTTCTGGCAGACAGGGTAAAAAAAGCGAAAAGCAATACTTGAGTAAAGAGTTTGTTGATAGTGATAGTGACGAAAGCGATGCTGGTAGCAGTGACTAA
- the FPT1 gene encoding chromatin-associated RNAPIII regulator FPT1 (CAGL0B03201g~Ortholog(s) have nucleus localization), which translates to MSGETVYVRGENGEVVRLSQVLACEDSKELVNYFWGIQDSRMVKFKCSETIADNLKVEVFLGNTHIKSGMPFYIVEFNDSDEEFSVWRSDGQWGADEAVVQGWYDTLHGNHRSAKKTKSDDWREFVGTKRMQEHPNKIELENSLKKLNVDWSNCNASVFWKEIDNHCRVDAKQASKHATASTEGFHHIVLLALIKAELSKNKHVIKNQIDAFHARMSRKHRFRKSRKDSIMESISEDSCEDEEMIRVRSLSPNYTTATHSPRAVEDIDNETSKQIMSNFNMLFKPIVENFEDVYLDKYSKYPERKRRKQATNRVSKIK; encoded by the coding sequence ATGAGTGGCGAAACTGTATATGTACGTGGTGAGAATGGAGAAGTTGTACGATTGTCCCAAGTATTAGCATGTGAAGATAGCAAAGAACTGGTTAATTATTTCTGGGGAATTCAGGATTCTCGTATGGTCAAGTTTAAATGTTCAGAAACCATTGCTGACAACTTGAAAGTTGAAGTATTCTTGGGTAATACGCATATAAAGTCTGGTATGCCCTTTTATATTGTTGAATTTAACGACTCGGATGAAGAATTCTCTGTTTGGAGATCTGATGGTCAGTGGGGTGCAGACGAAGCTGTTGTGCAAGGCTGGTACGATACGCTGCATGGTAATCATCGCTCGGctaaaaaaactaaatcAGACGACTGGAGAGAATTTGTTGGAACGAAACGGATGCAAGAGCACccaaataaaatagaacTAGAAAATAgcttgaagaaattaaatGTTGATTGGAGTAATTGTAATGCTAGTGTCTTCTGGAAAGAGATCGATAATCATTGTCGAGTTGATGCTAAACAGGCCTCCAAGCATGCTACCGCTTCTACTGAAGGCTTCCATCACATTGTTCTTTTGGCGTTAATTAAAGCtgaattatcaaaaaataaacatgTAATCAAGAATCAAATTGACGCATTCCATGCGCGGATGTCTCGTAAACATAGGTTTAGAAAGAGCCGCAAGGATTCTATTATGGAAAGTATTTCAGAGGATAGCtgtgaagatgaagagatgATTCGCGTAAGATCTTTGTCTCCAAATTATACAACAGCAACTCATTCTCCTCGTGCTGTCGAAGACATTGATAACGAGACATCAAAGCAAATTATGAGTAACTTCAATATGTTGTTTAAGCCCATTGTGGAAAACTTTGAAGATGTTTATCTGGATAAATACTCGAAGTATCCCGAAAGGAAGCGCCGGAAGCAAGCAACAAACAGGGTgtcaaaaattaaatag
- a CDS encoding uncharacterized protein (CAGL0B03223g~Protein of unknown function): protein MEFFIRIFKINTKPAIVEKECDVNSLEMASIFSKTKSVSNLNSGEIDHGATRRQSKQKRKHSIRENKDSSHESLCYNDKYQRTLKATTRRKNKKKRRHNK from the coding sequence ATGGAATTTTTTATCagaatatttaaaataaaCACAAAGCCAGCAATAGTTGAAAAAGAGTGCGATGTGAACTCATTGGAGATGGCTAGTATTTTcagcaaaacaaaaagcGTTTCCAATCTGAATAGCGGTGAGATAGACCATGGCGCAACTAGAAGACAATCAAAGCAGAAACGAAAACACTCCATAAGAGAAAACAAAGATAGCAGTCATGAATCCCTGTGTTACAACGATAAGTATCAGCGTACCCTGAAAGCCACAACCCGTCgaaagaataaaaagaagCGTCGCCACAACAAATAG